One Capricornis sumatraensis isolate serow.1 chromosome 8, serow.2, whole genome shotgun sequence genomic region harbors:
- the SCT gene encoding secretin: MATLALLLLLPPLLLGGCAARPAPPRAPRHSDGTFTSELSRLRDSARLQRLLQGLVGKRSEQDTENSTAWTESAEGPLCLLWSDAPALPAWAPLRPPEGQAWSSQLPLALKAGVMMSKPAVPTAEGTR, from the exons ATGGCTAcgctggccctgctgctgctgctgccgccgctgctgctcgGAGGCTGTGCCGCGCGCCCCGCGCCCCCCAG GGCCCCGCGACACTCGGACGGGACGTTCACGAGCGAGCTCAGCCGCCTAAGGGACAGCGCGCGGCTGCAGCGGCTGCTGCAGGGCCTGGTGGGGAAACGCAg cgaGCAGGACACAGAGAACAGCACAGCCTGGACCGAGTCTGCGGAGGGCCCGCTATGCCTGCTGTGGTCGGACGCGCCCGCCCTGCCGGCTTG GGCGCCCCTGAGGCCCCCCGAGGGTCAAGCCTGGTCTTCCCAGCTGCCTCTTGCACTGAAGGCAGGGGTCATGATGTCCAAGCCGGCCGTCCCGACTGCTGAGGGGACCCGATGA
- the DRD4 gene encoding D(4) dopamine receptor produces the protein MGNRSAADADGLLAERAPGTGGGAGGPGAAAALVGGVLLIGAVLAGNSLVCMSVAAERSLQTPTNYFIVSLAAADLLLALLVLPLFVYSEVQGGVWLLSPGLCDALMAMDVMLCTASIFNLCAISVDRFVAVAVPLRYSRQSRGGRQLLLIGATWLLSAAVAAPVLCGLNDARGRDPSVCRLEDRDYVVYSSVCSFFLPCPLMLLLYWATFRGLRRWGAARRAKLHGRAPRRPSGPGPPAPDASPAAAAAPGPPPDAAPDAATAPGPTPDAAPAPDAAAPPDAVLAEPSPQARRRRRAKITGRERKAMRVLPVVVGAFLLCWTPFFVVHITRALCPACAVSPRLVSAVTWLGYVNSALNPVIYTIFNAEFRTVFRKALRLCC, from the exons ATGGGGAACCGCAGCGCCGCAGACGCGGACGGGCTGCTGGCGGAGCGCGCGCCCGGCACGGGCGGCGGCGCCGGGGGccccggggcggcggcggcgctggTGGGGGGCGTGCTGCTCATCGGCGCGGTGCTCGCGGGGAACTCGCTCGTGTGCATGAGCGTGGCGGCCGAGCGGTCCCTGCAGACGCCCACCAACTACTTCATCGTGAGTCTGGCGGCCGCCGACCTGCTCCTCGCCCTGCTGGTGCTGCCTCTCTTCGTCTACTCCGAG GTGCAGGGCGGCGTGTGGCTGCTGAGCCCCGGCCTCTGCGACGCGCTCATGGCCATGGACGTCATGCTGTGCACGGCCTCCATATTCAACCTGTGCGCCATCAGCGTGGACAG GTTCGTGGCCGTGGCCGTGCCCCTGCGCTACAGCCGCCAGAGCCGCGGCGGCCGGCAGCTGCTGCTCATCGGCGCCACGTGGCTGCTgtcggcggcggtggcggcgccCGTGCTGTGCGGCCTCAACGACGCGCGCGGCCGCGACCCCTCCGTGTGCCGCCTGGAGGACCGCGACTACGTGGTGTACTCGTCCGTGTGCTCCTTCTTCCTGCCCTGCCCGCTCATGCTGCTGCTGTACTGGGCCACGTTCCGCGGCCTGCGGCGCTGGGGGGCAGCGCGCCGCGCCAAGCTGCACGGCCGTGCGCCCCGCCGGCCCAGCGGCCCCGGCCCGCCCGCGCCGGACGCCagcccggccgccgccgccgcccccggcccgccccccGACGCCGCCCCGGACGCCGCCACCGCCCCCGGCCCGACCCCCgacgccgcccccgccccggacGCCGCCGCGCCCCCGGACGCCGTTTTGGCCGAACCCTCGCCTCAGGCCCGCAGGAGGAGACGTGCCAAGATCACAGGCCGGGAGCGCAAAGCTATGAGGGTCCTGCCCGTGGTGGTCG gggCCTTCCTGCTCTGCTGGACGCCCTTCTTCGTGGTGCACATCACGCGCGCGCTGTGTCCCGCGTGCGCCGTGTCCCCGCGGCTGGTCAGCGCGGTCACCTGGCTGGGATACGTCAACAGCGCCCTCAACCCCGTCATCTACACCATCTTCAACGCCGAGTTCCGCACCGTCTTTCGCAAGGCTCTGCGCCTCTGCTGCTGA